One genomic segment of Paraburkholderia hospita includes these proteins:
- a CDS encoding SDR family oxidoreductase, protein MSSKVVVITGASSGIGEATAKLLASNGATVALAARRIDNLNRIAAEIEAKGGKASVHQVDVTDQAQVNRLIGDVVSQHGRLDVMVNNAGLMAIAPLSLRKTDEWDRMIDINIKGLLYGVAAALPVFERQQSGHFVNIASVVGLKVFSPGGTVYSGTKFAVRAISEGLRHEVGGNIRTTVISPGAIDTELKFGSGHEDSRDFVVDFYKMAIPADAIAQAIAYAIEQPRSVDVNEIVIRPTVQDF, encoded by the coding sequence ATGTCTAGCAAAGTCGTCGTCATTACCGGTGCTTCCAGCGGCATCGGAGAAGCCACCGCAAAGCTCCTTGCCTCGAACGGCGCCACCGTCGCGCTGGCCGCTCGCCGCATCGACAACCTCAACCGCATTGCCGCTGAAATCGAGGCAAAGGGCGGCAAGGCATCGGTTCACCAGGTCGACGTCACGGATCAGGCACAGGTCAATCGCCTGATCGGCGACGTCGTCTCGCAACACGGCCGCCTCGATGTGATGGTCAACAACGCCGGCCTGATGGCCATCGCGCCCCTGTCGCTGCGCAAGACCGACGAATGGGACCGCATGATCGACATCAATATCAAAGGCCTTCTTTACGGCGTCGCAGCGGCGTTGCCGGTCTTTGAAAGGCAGCAGTCCGGTCACTTCGTCAACATCGCGTCGGTCGTGGGTCTGAAAGTCTTCAGCCCCGGCGGCACGGTGTATTCGGGCACGAAGTTCGCGGTTCGGGCCATTTCTGAAGGTCTGCGTCACGAGGTTGGAGGCAACATCCGCACCACGGTGATCTCACCGGGCGCGATCGACACCGAACTCAAGTTCGGTTCGGGCCATGAAGACAGCCGCGACTTCGTCGTCGATTTCTACAAGATGGCCATTCCGGCCGATGCCATTGCGCAGGCCATCGCTTATGCGATCGAGCAGCCCCGTTCGGTCGACGTCAACGAGATCGTGATCCGTCCCACCGTGCAGGATTTTTAA
- the sdhD gene encoding succinate dehydrogenase, hydrophobic membrane anchor protein, giving the protein MSANNRVGSKRLVVGAHYGLRDWLAQRITAVIMAVYTVILLAWFFGAHAFSYDGWAGIFATQWMKLATFVALLSLFYHAWVGIRDIWMDYIKPVGTRLLLQALTIVWLLACAGYAAQILWRV; this is encoded by the coding sequence ATGTCCGCTAATAACCGAGTTGGCTCCAAGCGCCTGGTGGTCGGCGCGCACTATGGTCTACGCGACTGGCTCGCGCAGCGCATCACGGCCGTCATCATGGCCGTGTACACCGTCATCCTGCTCGCCTGGTTCTTCGGCGCGCACGCATTCTCTTACGACGGCTGGGCAGGCATCTTCGCCACGCAGTGGATGAAGCTCGCCACCTTCGTCGCGCTGCTGTCGCTGTTCTATCACGCGTGGGTCGGCATCCGGGACATCTGGATGGACTACATCAAGCCCGTTGGCACGCGGCTTCTGCTGCAGGCGTTGACGATCGTCTGGCTGCTCGCGTGTGCGGGCTACGCTGCGCAGATTCTCTGGAGAGTGTAA
- the sdhA gene encoding succinate dehydrogenase flavoprotein subunit has protein sequence MAAIKNSLPRRRFDVVIVGAGGSGMRASLQLARAGLSVCVLSKVFPTRSHTVAAQGGIGASLGNMSEDNWHYHFYDTIKGSDWLGDQDAIEFMCREAPNAVYELEHFGMPFDRNADGTIYQRPFGGHTANYGEKPVQRACAAADRTGHALLHTLYQQNVAAKTTFFVEWMALDLIRDAEGDVLGVTALEMETGDVYILEGKTTLFATGGAGRIFAASTNAFINTGDGLGMAARAGIPLEDMEFWQFHPTGVAGAGVLITEGVRGEGGILRNSDGERFMERYAPTLKDLAPRDFVSRSMDQEIKEGRGVGPNKDHVLLDLSHIGAETIMKRLPSIREIALKFANVDCIKEPIPVVPTIHYQMGGIPTNIHGQVVGTAKGHEDPINGFYAVGECSCVSVHGANRLGTNSLLDLVVFGRAAGNHIVKHVKEIKDHKPLPADAADFALSRLAKLDNSSSGEYAQNVANDIRSTMQAHAGVFRTSALLAEGVERIREVAARVENIHLKDKSKVFNTARVEALEVENLIEVARATMVSAEARKESRGAHAQNDFEHRDDENWLRHTLWYSEGDRLDYKPVHMNPLTVESVPPKARTF, from the coding sequence ATGGCTGCAATCAAGAATTCCCTGCCGCGTCGCCGCTTCGACGTGGTCATCGTTGGCGCGGGCGGCTCGGGGATGCGCGCGTCGCTGCAACTCGCGCGTGCGGGCCTGTCCGTCTGCGTGCTGTCGAAGGTGTTCCCGACGCGCTCGCATACCGTTGCTGCCCAGGGCGGCATCGGCGCCTCGCTCGGCAACATGAGCGAAGACAACTGGCACTACCACTTCTACGACACGATCAAGGGCTCCGACTGGCTCGGCGACCAGGACGCGATCGAGTTCATGTGCCGCGAAGCACCGAACGCCGTCTACGAACTCGAACACTTCGGCATGCCGTTCGACCGTAACGCGGATGGCACGATCTACCAGCGTCCGTTCGGCGGCCACACGGCCAACTACGGCGAGAAGCCCGTTCAGCGCGCGTGCGCGGCGGCTGACCGTACCGGCCACGCACTCCTGCACACGCTGTACCAGCAGAACGTCGCGGCGAAGACGACGTTCTTCGTCGAATGGATGGCGCTGGACCTGATCCGCGACGCTGAAGGCGACGTGCTCGGCGTGACCGCGCTCGAAATGGAAACGGGCGACGTCTATATCCTCGAAGGCAAGACCACGCTGTTCGCCACGGGCGGCGCGGGCCGGATCTTCGCGGCATCGACCAATGCGTTCATCAATACGGGCGACGGCCTGGGCATGGCCGCACGCGCGGGCATCCCGCTCGAAGACATGGAATTCTGGCAATTCCACCCGACGGGCGTCGCAGGCGCAGGCGTGCTGATCACGGAAGGCGTGCGCGGCGAAGGCGGCATCCTGCGTAACTCGGACGGCGAGCGCTTCATGGAGCGCTACGCGCCGACGCTGAAGGATCTGGCGCCGCGCGACTTCGTTTCGCGCTCGATGGACCAGGAAATCAAGGAAGGCCGTGGCGTCGGTCCGAACAAGGACCACGTGCTGCTCGACCTGTCGCACATCGGCGCCGAGACGATCATGAAGCGTCTGCCGTCGATCCGCGAAATCGCGCTGAAGTTCGCGAACGTCGACTGCATCAAGGAGCCGATCCCGGTTGTGCCGACCATCCACTACCAGATGGGCGGCATTCCGACGAACATTCACGGTCAGGTCGTCGGCACCGCGAAGGGCCACGAAGACCCGATCAATGGTTTCTACGCGGTGGGCGAATGCTCGTGCGTGTCGGTGCACGGCGCGAACCGCCTGGGCACGAACTCGCTGCTGGATCTCGTGGTGTTCGGCCGCGCGGCCGGCAACCACATCGTCAAGCATGTGAAGGAAATCAAGGATCACAAGCCGCTGCCGGCCGATGCCGCTGATTTCGCGCTGTCGCGTCTGGCGAAGCTGGACAACTCCAGCTCGGGCGAATACGCGCAGAACGTGGCGAACGATATCCGCTCGACGATGCAGGCGCACGCAGGCGTGTTCCGTACGTCGGCGCTGCTGGCGGAAGGCGTCGAGCGCATTCGCGAAGTGGCCGCACGTGTCGAGAATATACACCTGAAGGACAAGTCGAAGGTGTTCAACACGGCGCGCGTCGAAGCGCTCGAAGTGGAAAACCTGATCGAAGTGGCGCGCGCGACGATGGTGTCGGCGGAAGCCCGCAAGGAAAGCCGCGGCGCGCATGCGCAGAACGACTTCGAACATCGCGACGACGAGAACTGGCTGCGCCATACGCTGTGGTACAGCGAAGGCGACCGCCTCGACTACAAGCCGGTGCACATGAACCCGCTGACGGTCGAATCGGTGCCGCCCAAAGCGCGTACCTTCTAA
- a CDS encoding LysR family transcriptional regulator — protein MELRHIRYFLAVAEERNVTRAAERLGIGQPPLSQQIHALEDEMGVRLFRRTGHGVVLTEAGEAFAADAKRILHDTRIAVEKAQSAGRGEIGQLNIGFTGSAAFNPVVSKLIRAYRQAYPNVTLTLAEGNTAQLLAYLDERRVDVAFVRLGSQSPAGVQFHHIAIEPMKIVLPATHRLAKKRKIALSDLAEDPFVMLPREASPTLHDVIVGACREAGFEPIAGQQAPQLSSVVNLVAAEFGVSLVPASVCQIRVEGVVYIDALGKPISIRLVLASRIESTPAKTANFLQQASVFAADMS, from the coding sequence ATGGAACTGCGCCATATCCGTTACTTCCTCGCCGTTGCCGAAGAGCGCAACGTCACCCGCGCCGCTGAACGGCTGGGCATCGGTCAGCCGCCGCTGAGCCAGCAAATCCATGCACTCGAAGACGAAATGGGCGTGCGCCTGTTTCGCCGCACGGGGCATGGCGTCGTGCTGACGGAAGCGGGCGAAGCCTTCGCCGCCGACGCCAAGCGCATCCTGCACGACACGCGCATCGCCGTCGAAAAGGCGCAGAGCGCCGGGCGCGGCGAGATCGGGCAACTGAACATCGGCTTTACGGGGTCTGCGGCTTTCAATCCTGTCGTCTCGAAGCTGATCCGCGCGTACCGGCAGGCTTATCCGAACGTCACGCTCACGCTGGCGGAAGGCAATACGGCGCAACTGCTCGCTTATCTCGACGAACGCCGTGTGGACGTCGCGTTCGTGCGTCTCGGCAGTCAGTCGCCCGCTGGCGTGCAGTTCCATCACATCGCAATCGAACCGATGAAGATCGTGCTGCCCGCCACGCATCGTCTTGCGAAGAAGCGCAAGATCGCTCTGTCGGATCTGGCCGAAGACCCGTTCGTGATGCTGCCGCGAGAGGCTAGCCCGACGTTGCATGATGTGATTGTCGGTGCGTGCAGGGAGGCGGGCTTCGAGCCGATTGCCGGGCAGCAAGCGCCGCAGTTGTCGTCAGTGGTGAATCTCGTGGCGGCGGAGTTTGGGGTGTCGCTGGTGCCGGCTTCTGTTTGTCAGATACGGGTTGAAGGCGTCGTGTACATCGACGCACTCGGCAAACCTATTTCGATCCGGCTGGTGCTGGCATCGCGGATCGAATCGACGCCAGCAAAGACGGCGAATTTTCTCCAGCAGGCTTCGGTGTTTGCGGCGGACATGTCCTAG
- a CDS encoding IS5 family transposase, whose protein sequence is MTQLGLGLDLSTKRTRKREFLDEMTRVVPWQKLIALIEPHYPKGKTGRPPFPIQTMLRIHFLQQWFSLSDPAMEEALHDIPLYREFALLDTGITRLPDESTILRFRHLLEANELSTRILATVNEILQAKGLMLKVGSAVDATLISAPNSTKKPGTRDPEMRQTQKGGSWYFGMKAHIGVDVESGLVHTVKCTPANVHDITVAHELLHGKEQVAFADAGYVGIEKRGETGTVQWYVAMRPSKRNKLDKRKRLDRIYNKIERLKAGVRAKVEHPFRVLKCQFGYLKARYRGLAKNTAHIETQFALANLWMARKML, encoded by the coding sequence ATGACACAGCTTGGTCTTGGTCTGGATCTGTCAACGAAGCGTACCCGCAAGCGCGAGTTTCTCGACGAGATGACTCGCGTGGTGCCGTGGCAGAAACTGATCGCTCTCATCGAGCCACACTATCCCAAAGGCAAGACCGGGCGCCCGCCGTTTCCCATACAGACGATGCTGCGCATTCACTTCCTGCAGCAGTGGTTCAGTCTCTCGGACCCGGCGATGGAGGAGGCGCTACACGACATCCCGCTGTATCGGGAGTTCGCGCTGCTGGACACGGGCATAACGCGGCTGCCAGACGAGAGCACGATCCTGCGGTTCCGCCACCTGCTTGAGGCCAATGAACTGTCGACCAGGATACTGGCGACGGTCAACGAGATCCTGCAGGCGAAAGGCCTGATGCTCAAGGTGGGCTCAGCGGTCGATGCGACGCTGATTTCGGCACCCAATTCGACGAAGAAGCCCGGCACGCGAGACCCGGAGATGCGTCAGACGCAAAAAGGCGGTAGCTGGTACTTCGGCATGAAGGCACACATCGGAGTCGATGTGGAGTCGGGACTGGTGCACACCGTGAAGTGCACGCCGGCGAACGTTCATGACATCACGGTGGCGCATGAACTGTTGCATGGCAAAGAGCAGGTTGCGTTTGCCGATGCCGGCTATGTGGGCATCGAGAAGCGAGGCGAAACGGGTACGGTCCAGTGGTACGTCGCGATGAGACCGAGCAAGCGAAACAAGCTGGACAAGAGAAAGCGGCTGGACAGGATCTACAACAAGATCGAGCGACTCAAGGCGGGCGTGAGAGCGAAGGTGGAGCACCCGTTTCGCGTACTGAAATGCCAGTTTGGATATCTGAAGGCGAGATATCGGGGACTGGCAAAGAACACGGCGCACATCGAAACGCAGTTCGCCCTGGCCAATCTGTGGATGGCGCGCAAGATGCTGTGA
- a CDS encoding LysR family transcriptional regulator, with protein MSELADLNDIAVFVRVAQFESFSRAARALGMPVSTVSRKVTALEERLGVTLIQRTTRKLSLTAQGRAYFDQCSEPLSHLYDAERVITQTQKKPEGLLRISGPVMLEQESFYAFVSSFLKKYPGIQVDLHFTNLFLDLIAENVDVAIRFGDLQDSSLVAQRVGRSVRHLVASPEYVRNHDLPSRPEDISQLPCVLINARNNETEWHLVSGRKSVKVHVTGPVAARDFHIVSAFALRGHGIALLPSSYCDAHIASGELVRILPEWSSPEIFVHAVYPTRRFMPSKLKAFLDELKAWKGPLWLPLR; from the coding sequence ATGTCCGAACTGGCCGACTTGAATGACATCGCCGTGTTTGTGCGGGTGGCGCAATTCGAGAGCTTTAGCCGCGCTGCACGGGCCTTGGGCATGCCCGTCTCCACCGTCAGTCGCAAGGTGACAGCGCTCGAGGAACGCCTTGGCGTGACGCTGATCCAGCGCACGACCCGCAAGCTCAGCCTGACCGCACAGGGACGGGCCTATTTCGATCAGTGCAGTGAGCCGCTGAGCCATCTGTATGACGCGGAACGCGTGATCACGCAGACGCAAAAGAAGCCCGAAGGTCTGCTGCGCATCTCCGGTCCCGTGATGCTGGAACAGGAGTCGTTTTACGCGTTCGTCTCGTCGTTTCTAAAGAAATATCCGGGCATCCAGGTGGATCTTCACTTCACCAACCTTTTCCTGGACCTGATCGCCGAAAACGTCGACGTCGCGATCCGCTTCGGCGATCTGCAGGACTCGAGTCTTGTTGCACAACGCGTGGGAAGAAGTGTCCGGCATCTTGTCGCTTCGCCCGAATACGTCCGCAATCACGATCTCCCCTCGCGGCCCGAAGACATCAGTCAACTTCCTTGCGTGCTGATCAATGCTCGAAACAACGAGACGGAATGGCATCTGGTCAGTGGCCGGAAGTCGGTCAAGGTTCACGTGACGGGTCCCGTAGCCGCGCGCGATTTTCACATCGTCAGCGCTTTTGCGCTCCGCGGGCACGGCATCGCATTGCTTCCGTCCAGCTATTGCGATGCACATATCGCTAGCGGAGAACTTGTTCGTATCTTGCCGGAATGGTCGTCACCGGAAATATTCGTGCATGCCGTCTATCCGACGCGCCGCTTCATGCCGTCGAAGTTAAAAGCGTTTCTCGATGAACTCAAAGCGTGGAAAGGCCCGCTTTGGCTTCCACTGCGATGA
- a CDS encoding succinate dehydrogenase iron-sulfur subunit, which produces MAKRTFEIYRYDPDRDAAPRMQTYEIEIDSHERMLLDALVKLKALDETLSFRRSCREGVCGSDAMNINGKNGLACLTNLNDLPQKIVLRPLPGLPVVRDLICDFTQFFNQYHSIKPYLINDTPPPEKERLQSPEERDELDGLYECILCASCSTSCPSFWWNPDKFVGPAGLLQAYRFIADSRDEATGERLDNLEDPYRLFRCHTIMNCVDVCPKGLNPTKAIGKIKELMVRRAV; this is translated from the coding sequence ATGGCCAAGCGTACATTCGAAATTTACCGCTACGACCCGGACAGGGACGCCGCGCCGCGCATGCAGACGTACGAGATCGAGATCGACTCGCACGAACGCATGCTGCTCGACGCGCTGGTGAAGCTGAAGGCACTGGACGAAACGCTGTCGTTCCGCCGCTCCTGCCGCGAGGGCGTGTGCGGCTCGGACGCGATGAACATCAACGGCAAGAACGGTCTTGCCTGCCTGACGAACCTGAACGACCTGCCGCAGAAGATCGTGCTGCGACCGCTCCCCGGGCTGCCCGTGGTGCGCGACCTGATCTGCGACTTCACGCAGTTCTTCAACCAGTATCACTCGATCAAGCCGTATCTGATCAACGACACGCCGCCGCCGGAGAAGGAGCGCCTGCAGTCGCCGGAAGAGCGTGACGAACTCGACGGGCTGTACGAGTGCATTCTGTGCGCGAGCTGCTCGACGTCGTGCCCGAGCTTCTGGTGGAATCCGGACAAGTTCGTCGGCCCGGCGGGCCTGCTGCAAGCCTACCGTTTCATCGCGGACAGCCGCGACGAGGCGACGGGCGAGCGGCTGGACAACCTGGAAGATCCGTACCGTCTGTTCCGTTGCCATACGATCATGAACTGCGTCGACGTGTGCCCGAAGGGGCTCAATCCGACGAAGGCGATCGGCAAGATCAAGGAATTGATGGTGCGCCGGGCGGTCTGA
- a CDS encoding FAD assembly factor SdhE, whose amino-acid sequence MDETSHQSDPLRRARLKWRARRGLLENDLIFERFFSRYEHDLSDADVGALTRLLELSDNDLMDLLLARKEPEGDLADADVARVLEMLRTV is encoded by the coding sequence ATGGACGAAACATCGCATCAGTCCGACCCGCTGCGTCGTGCGCGCCTGAAGTGGCGCGCCCGGCGTGGGCTGCTGGAAAACGATCTGATCTTCGAGCGTTTTTTTAGCCGATATGAGCATGATCTCAGTGATGCAGACGTAGGCGCGCTCACGCGCCTGCTCGAACTAAGCGATAACGACCTGATGGACTTGCTGCTCGCCCGCAAGGAACCGGAGGGCGACCTCGCCGACGCAGATGTCGCGCGGGTGCTGGAGATGCTGCGTACTGTGTGA
- the sdhC gene encoding succinate dehydrogenase, cytochrome b556 subunit, producing MPTLFRFENRKGSTVADTLKKPRPEYRNIGIGQILTAYRLPLAGRVSILHRLSGGLLFVFLPFLLYLFDQSLTSELSFEVFKGFLSNIIVKLITLVLAWAFLFHFCAGVRHLMMDMNHDAVSKERGKSTSVVVLVVSSILTIAFALKLFGAF from the coding sequence ATGCCGACGTTGTTTCGTTTTGAGAACCGAAAGGGGTCTACTGTGGCAGACACATTGAAAAAACCGAGGCCGGAATACCGGAACATCGGTATCGGGCAGATATTGACGGCATACCGTCTTCCTCTCGCGGGGCGGGTGTCGATCCTTCACCGCCTGAGCGGCGGCCTGCTGTTCGTTTTCCTTCCGTTCCTGCTTTACCTCTTTGACCAGAGCCTGACCTCCGAACTGAGCTTCGAGGTGTTCAAGGGCTTCCTGTCCAACATCATCGTCAAGCTGATCACGCTGGTGCTGGCCTGGGCGTTCCTGTTCCACTTCTGCGCGGGCGTGCGCCATCTGATGATGGACATGAACCACGACGCGGTGTCGAAAGAGCGCGGCAAGAGCACGTCGGTCGTCGTGCTGGTGGTGTCGTCGATCCTGACGATCGCCTTCGCGCTCAAACTGTTCGGAGCATTCTAA